A genomic window from Maylandia zebra isolate NMK-2024a linkage group LG20, Mzebra_GT3a, whole genome shotgun sequence includes:
- the eif2s2 gene encoding eukaryotic translation initiation factor 2 subunit 2 isoform X2, with translation MSGDEMIFDPNMTKKKKKKKKPFMLEEDGGEGTGGEEAKEVETKEAEPEAGDDKEVDLDEDEGRKKEPSDDLNDLNFFNQKKKKKKPKKVFENDMEEGLKELKIEGEQTEAMEEDNLDLMLPNKKKKPKKVDFDENDSGDKDDVDDDDGKNGDGISFSSSTGPAWAGSERDYTYDELLNRVFNIMREKNPDMVAGEKRKFVMKPPQVVRVGTKKTSFVNFTDICKLLHRQPKHLLAFLLAELGTSGSIDGNNQLVIKGRFQQKQIENVLRRYIKEYVTCHTCRSPETILQKDTRLYFLQCETCHSRCSVASIKTGFQAVTGKRAQLRAKAN, from the exons ATGTCAGGAGACGAG ATGATTTTCGATCCCAACATGactaagaagaaaaagaagaagaagaagccctTCATGCTGGAGGAGGACGGAGGAGAAGGGACGGGGGGAGAAGAAGCTAAGGAGGTGGAGACAAAGGAGGCAGAACCAGAGGCTGGAGATGACAAGGAGGTGGATCTAGATGAAGATGAAGGCAGGAAGAAAG agcCGTCGGATGACTTGAACGACCTAAACTTCTTCaaccagaagaaaaagaagaagaaacccaagaaagtgtTTGAAAATGATATGGAGGAGGGATTGAAG GAGCTGAAAATTGAAGGCGAGCAGACGGAAGCTATGGAGGAGGACAACCTGGATCTGATGCTCCctaacaaaaagaagaagccaAAGAAAGTAGATTTTGATGAAAACGACTCCGGTGATAAAGACGACG tggatgatgatgatggcaaGAATGGTGATGGGATCTCCTTCAGCTCTTCCACAGGACCGGCCTGGGCTGGTTCGGAAAGAGACTACACCTACGACGAG CTCCTGAACAGAGTCTTCAACATCATGAGGGAGAAGAACCCCGACATGGTGGCTGGGGAGAAGAGGAAGTTTGTGATGAAGCCTCCCCAGGTGGTCCGAGTGGGAACCAAGAAAACCTCCTTTGTCAATTTCACAGACATCTGCAAACT GTTGCATCGTCAGCCTAAACATCTCCTCGCTTTTCTATTGGCTGAGCTGGGAACGAG CGGCTCCATTGACGGAAATAACCAGCTTGTGATCAAAGGCAGATTTCAACAGAAACAGATAGAAAATGTGTTGAGAAGATATATCA AGGAATATGTGACGTGTCACACCTGCCGCTCACCGGAGACCATCCTGCAGAAGGACACTCGTCTCTATTTCCTGCAGTGTGAGACGTGCCACTCCCGCTGCTCCGTCGCCAGTATCAAGACCGGTTTCCAGGCTGTGACGGGCAAGAGGGCGCAGCTCCGCGCCAAAGCTAACTAA
- the eif2s2 gene encoding eukaryotic translation initiation factor 2 subunit 2 isoform X1 encodes MSGDEMIFDPNMTKKKKKKKKPFMLEEDGGEGTGGEEAKEVETKEAEPEAGDDKEVDLDEDEGRKKEPSDDLNDLNFFNQKKKKKKPKKVFENDMEEGLKELKIEGEQTEAMEEDNLDLMLPNKKKKPKKVDFDENDSGDKDDAVDDDDGKNGDGISFSSSTGPAWAGSERDYTYDELLNRVFNIMREKNPDMVAGEKRKFVMKPPQVVRVGTKKTSFVNFTDICKLLHRQPKHLLAFLLAELGTSGSIDGNNQLVIKGRFQQKQIENVLRRYIKEYVTCHTCRSPETILQKDTRLYFLQCETCHSRCSVASIKTGFQAVTGKRAQLRAKAN; translated from the exons ATGTCAGGAGACGAG ATGATTTTCGATCCCAACATGactaagaagaaaaagaagaagaagaagccctTCATGCTGGAGGAGGACGGAGGAGAAGGGACGGGGGGAGAAGAAGCTAAGGAGGTGGAGACAAAGGAGGCAGAACCAGAGGCTGGAGATGACAAGGAGGTGGATCTAGATGAAGATGAAGGCAGGAAGAAAG agcCGTCGGATGACTTGAACGACCTAAACTTCTTCaaccagaagaaaaagaagaagaaacccaagaaagtgtTTGAAAATGATATGGAGGAGGGATTGAAG GAGCTGAAAATTGAAGGCGAGCAGACGGAAGCTATGGAGGAGGACAACCTGGATCTGATGCTCCctaacaaaaagaagaagccaAAGAAAGTAGATTTTGATGAAAACGACTCCGGTGATAAAGACGACG cagtggatgatgatgatggcaaGAATGGTGATGGGATCTCCTTCAGCTCTTCCACAGGACCGGCCTGGGCTGGTTCGGAAAGAGACTACACCTACGACGAG CTCCTGAACAGAGTCTTCAACATCATGAGGGAGAAGAACCCCGACATGGTGGCTGGGGAGAAGAGGAAGTTTGTGATGAAGCCTCCCCAGGTGGTCCGAGTGGGAACCAAGAAAACCTCCTTTGTCAATTTCACAGACATCTGCAAACT GTTGCATCGTCAGCCTAAACATCTCCTCGCTTTTCTATTGGCTGAGCTGGGAACGAG CGGCTCCATTGACGGAAATAACCAGCTTGTGATCAAAGGCAGATTTCAACAGAAACAGATAGAAAATGTGTTGAGAAGATATATCA AGGAATATGTGACGTGTCACACCTGCCGCTCACCGGAGACCATCCTGCAGAAGGACACTCGTCTCTATTTCCTGCAGTGTGAGACGTGCCACTCCCGCTGCTCCGTCGCCAGTATCAAGACCGGTTTCCAGGCTGTGACGGGCAAGAGGGCGCAGCTCCGCGCCAAAGCTAACTAA